One Gadus macrocephalus chromosome 17, ASM3116895v1 genomic window, TGTTGTAAATATTAAAAACTCTTCCTCCTGAATAAGTAAAAATTGAAACATGCCTTTTAAAAAGATGCTAACACCAAACCTCCCTTACTAACAACTAACTAACGTGATACAATTGTTTAGCACAACAACGGATGCACTAATCTTCACATGAATCTTCTTCGCCATGCTGGCCAGTTCTTAGTGTGCAAGCGTAAACTGGAGAGTAAGAAGGATGCGCAGCTCATCCTGTCCAAGGAGCTGGATAACTGCCAGCAGGAGAGGGACCAGTACAGGCTGATGGCCAACCAGCTCCGGGAGCGCCACCAGGGACTCAAGGAGAAGTACAGAGAGCTCATTGTGAGGAAGAAACACACAAGCGAAATTGCACTTTATTTACACCTTTTTGGTTCCGGAAATTAACTACAGTGCCATTTCAAATTTAACAAAGTAATGACGAAAGCAACCCACCCCCCGTCACACCCTCTGATTATAAAAACCAGGTGTTAGCGCTTTAAGTGGCTCTTTTATTGCGGTTCGATTCCCTTTTTGAGTCTCAAATGTCAACACCAAAACTAAAATGTACTTTTCctcgacaaaaaacaacactaATCCCGAATCGCGGTTGTGCATTTCAGGACGGCGGCGATCCGTCCTTGCCGCCAGAGAAACGCCACCTGGTAAGTGGTTACCCCGACTCGCCGCCTCCACTCCACACTCCAGCGGACGGCCACACAGTCAAGTCAgatctttattattatgttgccaaacgacacaaatcgtctgGAATTCATTTtggtgattcggctcacacaggacagtacaaacaagaccacacagaaaaAGGGAGACAACAAAtctgactggacacacacaaaagacatcACGTAAAAAATAGAcacatgaaaataaaataaaataaaatgaataaataagtcGATAAGACCAAGTGCTAATGCATTTAAAGGAGGAGGACATACAGTCGCTTTGTAAGCAGAgcagatgaggagtgtggctggCCATTAAGGACCCTCACAGCCTGAGGACCGGTGCTGTTTGAGAACCGGGTGGATCTGGACCTGATGCTTCTCAACCTTCGACCTGATGTTAGAGGGGTGTAAAGGGAATTAGCGGGTTGAGATGAGTCCACGACCATGTTTTGACTAGACGGGTGTTGGAGATGTCACCGATGTCGGGGAGGTCGAGCCCAATGATTCTGGATGCTGACCCAGCCCaccagtgggtgtgtgtgtgtgtgtcacatgatgatgatgatgatgatgatgatgatggagggaCCCCGGCCCGCCCCCGCAGGTCAACCTGGCCCAGTTGCTGAGGGACTCCAGGGAGCGGGGCAGGAAGCAGggcgaggaggtgaaggagctcACCCAGAGGCTGAGCGACGCCCAGGGGGACAACAAGGTGAACCGCAGCCTGGTGCACGCGCAcgctcgcatgcacacacacacacacacgcacgcacgcacgcacacacacaaaaaacatttaaaaatgttcgGTTCCATATAATCCCTCtatctttctttattttctttcgttggtccctccctctttctctctcctcttggtccctccctccctctctctctccctctctctctcccattggtCCCTCCATCTCTGTGGCGACCGGGCAGCTCCTGAGGATGAGCATCACGCGGCAGCGGCTTGGCGACGAGGACGTTGGCGTGCGCCACTTCCCAGCCTACGAGCGAGAGGACCTGGTTCTACAGCTGGAGCGGGCGGGGCTACAGGTGAGAGGGCGGGGCTACAGGTGAGAGGGTGGGGCTCgggtcagggggcggggctacagtTAAGAGGGCGGGGCTACAGGTGAGAGGGCGGGGCTACAGGTGAGAGGACCTGGTTTCTGGTTGTGGTTCCTTGCGACGGTTCCTGTTGAAGGTTCTTGTGTTATCTGGTGACGGTTCTTGTGTTATATGGTGACGGTTCCTGTGGTTCCTGGTGACGGTAGAGAGAGCGTGGAGGCCCTGGCtcatggtcccccccccccccccccccaggtggtggaggcggagcaGAGGGTGGAGGCCCTGGCGGACGAGCTGCAGGACGTGAAGGCGGAGCGAGAGGCATTCCGGGAGAAGGCGGAGCGCCTGAACGTGGAGCTCAACCACATcctggggggccccggggcccccatCCTGGACCTGGACGCCCTCTGCACCGAGaacaggtgcgtgtgtgtgtgcgtgtgtgtgtgtgtgtgtgtgtgtgtgtgtgtgtgtgtgtgtgtgtgtgtgtgtgtgtgtgagagtgaatgagtgagtgagtaaggaGATGATGACGggatcctctgtgtgtgtgtgtgtgtgtgtgtgtgtgtgtgtgtgtgtgtgtgtgtgtgtgtgtgtgtgtgtgtgtgtgtgtgtgtgtgtgtgtgtgtgtgtgtgtgtgtgaatgtgtgcgtatctgtttttgtgtgtttgtgtttggataATCCCATCGAGACATTCATTGATTAATGAAATAATCCAAAATAAAGATAAacatttaagacaatttatCTCACCGAGCTAAAAATAACCTATTATATAAGAATTCTATGGGATCGGTATTTTTCTGTTTATCAATCAACACATGCATTCATTACTATCAACCACGTGGCTGGGCTGTCCTCATTGGttctccgtccctctgtctgaaGGTATTTACACGAGCGCTTCAGCCAAGTGCAGGGGGAGGTGAGCCTCCTGAAGACCCACGTCGTGAAGTACAAGGTAGGACCGGTCGCTCGTGTCTCAGCTCATCGCTCAGCGCAGCAACCCTGCTgaccgctgccccccccccaccccacactcaGACCGCCCTGGAGAAGAGGAGATTCCCCCAGGGCCGATCCAACGTTGGACTGACCGGCGTTCTCTCCGCCAAACAGGGTAAATAAAAGAGGaacatttgcatttacattcagggcttttagcagacgctttgatctaaagcgacatacaataagtacatttgtcagaagaaagaggatCAACAacatatctctgtcggtacagtaaggatgttcatagaaccaagtgccaaaaacgaactatcactaggttaacccattccccgcacACAACaacgatagctaggataagatgctatacAACtcagtactataactaagtatgacaaacaataagtgcgtacattaaatgCCAGGAGGTACAACATGCAATAATTAGGAAGGCTGGGAGGGGATGGCTATCAAGAGtgtaggtgaactctgaacaggtgagttctTGAGTTCttgagctcgttccaccactagggggccaaaaaagagaagagTTGGGACTTTGATGATCGAGAAAGAGCACGAAAATGAACAATCGCTGCTTCTTCCCTCTGCGGCATGTGCGCCCATGTGATGAACAGGTGAGGTGTATTTACCGAACCAATCGGGgcaagagatgccctgattggtcagaaatgagccggGAGCGGACAACATCTTTGATTGGCCGCAGTCAAGCGGATCCCAGATATTCTCCCAGAGCATGACACCCACTAATAGCAGACGGACGGCTTTGACACACAGAGTTCCACCTGCAACTCTGACTTCGATTTTCCCACTCAAAAAAATCGACGTGTCCCAGTAAAAGCCACAAACAACTTCTGGAACGACAGACTAATGTGTAGCAGTGGTAGCCTCGCGCTCAGTGCAAGAAGCACAACGTTTTGACTGACAGCTGACAGCACAAGTGAGGCAGAGGCGGGAAAAAAATGAGCCTGGGGAGGCGGTCGGGAGGTGTGCCATACCAGGAGACGGCTGGCTGTCTACCTcgctgtaatgtgtgtgtgacacgccCGCCACCGCTtgtctgtctcttgtctcttgTCTCGTTTcgctctcacccccccccccgtccccgtccctcgCTTAGTCGTCTGACTCCGTTGCGCTCCTCTCGTTGGTACCATCGTTTCG contains:
- the LOC132445502 gene encoding coiled-coil domain-containing protein 149-A-like isoform X11; the encoded protein is MHSPKRTESDWQGLVCEFLVCKRKLESKKDAQLILSKELDNCQQERDQYRLMANQLRERHQGLKEKYRELIDGGDPSLPPEKRHLVNLAQLLRDSRERGRKQGEEVKELTQRLSDAQGDNKLLRMSITRQRLGDEDVGVRHFPAYEREDLVLQLERAGLQVVEAEQRVEALADELQDVKAEREAFREKAERLNVELNHILGGPGAPILDLDALCTENRYLHERFSQVQGEVSLLKTHVVKYKTALEKRRFPQGRSNVGLTGVLSAKQAEVLSPLEPARVGQRTANEATA
- the LOC132445502 gene encoding coiled-coil domain-containing protein 149-A-like isoform X13 translates to MHSPKRTESDWQGLVCEFLVCKRKLESKKDAQLILSKELDNCQQERDQYRLMANQLRERHQGLKEKYRELIVNLAQLLRDSRERGRKQGEEVKELTQRLSDAQGDNKLLRMSITRQRLGDEDVGVRHFPAYEREDLVLQLERAGLQVVEAEQRVEALADELQDVKAEREAFREKAERLNVELNHILGGPGAPILDLDALCTENRYLHERFSQVQGEVSLLKTHVVKYKTALEKRRFPQGRSNVGLTGVLSAKQAEVLSPLEPARVGQRTANEATA
- the LOC132445502 gene encoding coiled-coil domain-containing protein 149-A-like isoform X12; the protein is MHSPKRTESDWQGLVCEFLVCKRKLESKKDAQLILSKELDNCQQERDQYRLMANQLRERHQGLKEKYRELIDGGDPSLPPEKRHLVNLAQLLRDSRERGRKQGEEVKELTQRLSDAQGDNKLLRMSITRQRLGDEDVGVRHFPAYEREDLVLQLERAGLQVVEAEQRVEALADELQDVKAEREAFREKAERLNVELNHILGGPGAPILDLDALCTENRYLHERFSQVQGEVSLLKTHVVKYKTALEKRRFPQGRSNVGLTGVLSAKQEVLSPLEPARVGQRTANEATA